The Candidatus Kapaibacterium sp. genome has a segment encoding these proteins:
- a CDS encoding response regulator, with protein sequence MDELNENGIIKILVVDDDSSNNTAIEALIRIHFPDIKVYLAQDGLEAFNIAQNEKPDIIISDIKMPIMNGFDLLTKIRSRSELSDAIFIFLTANVDNDIYTRAIELGADDFLGKPIDSNRLLVRIRSSLRIINLKRQVRSENKLLMELAEALENDMQDMIKLAVKFLEARIPASIDMLKRVSQCSVWILKNLSEYDEETLRDIEIASFLSQAGRIFLPDSMLKMPVLLDGAPTDPLMCQVPQSGKTIVESINRFKHVALIIGHIYENFDGSGIPDRLKSWQIPLESRIIRASLDFEELRALRNLSSKNAIEILRKESQRLYDNRVVILLEQYLKSHDEELYDPFEMAVQLAELKDGMIITRDIYTNKGLKLIPSGATLSTKTIERLISHNATDPILGNVHVRKA encoded by the coding sequence ATGGATGAATTGAATGAAAATGGTATCATCAAAATCTTAGTTGTAGATGATGATTCTTCGAATAATACAGCTATTGAAGCATTAATTAGAATTCATTTCCCTGACATAAAGGTTTACTTGGCTCAAGATGGATTAGAAGCATTTAATATTGCCCAAAACGAAAAGCCCGATATTATAATATCCGATATCAAAATGCCAATAATGAATGGTTTTGATTTACTAACAAAAATCAGAAGCAGAAGCGAACTTTCAGATGCAATCTTCATTTTTCTGACCGCAAATGTTGATAATGACATTTACACCAGAGCCATAGAACTCGGTGCAGATGATTTTCTGGGCAAACCTATTGATAGCAATCGTTTGTTAGTAAGAATCCGTTCATCGCTACGCATAATCAATCTAAAGCGTCAGGTTCGGTCGGAAAATAAATTGTTGATGGAACTTGCAGAAGCACTCGAAAATGACATGCAAGACATGATTAAATTGGCAGTCAAATTTCTCGAAGCCAGAATCCCTGCATCAATTGACATGTTGAAAAGAGTTTCGCAATGTTCTGTGTGGATATTGAAAAATCTTAGCGAATATGATGAAGAAACTCTCCGTGATATTGAAATCGCATCTTTTCTTTCTCAAGCCGGGCGTATTTTCCTACCGGATTCTATGCTAAAAATGCCCGTACTGTTAGATGGAGCACCAACGGACCCACTAATGTGCCAAGTGCCTCAATCCGGAAAGACAATTGTTGAAAGTATAAACCGATTCAAGCATGTTGCATTAATCATCGGTCATATTTATGAAAATTTCGACGGAAGTGGAATTCCGGATAGACTCAAATCATGGCAAATTCCATTAGAATCAAGAATCATAAGAGCATCATTAGACTTTGAAGAGCTTAGAGCATTGAGGAATTTATCATCAAAAAATGCTATCGAAATCCTTAGAAAGGAATCCCAAAGACTTTATGATAACAGAGTGGTGATACTTCTCGAACAATATTTGAAATCACATGATGAGGAGTTATACGACCCCTTTGAAATGGCTGTTCAACTTGCAGAACTCAAAGACGGTATGATAATAACTCGTGACATTTATACAAACAAAGGTCTTAAATTAATACCTTCTGGTGCAACACTATCAACTAAGACAATAGAGCGGCTGATTTCTCATAATGCGACTGACCCCATACTTGGGAACGTTCATGTTAGAAAAGCTTAG
- a CDS encoding OmpA family protein: MSEQKSQKEQPIIIKKVKKGGGHGHHGGAWKVAYADFVTAMMAFFIVMWILASSEEVKVQVAEYFEHPERFELFSGKKKSGPVPIELDLESSKRKAEASDSKGEGESILKFDKETTDTLYQRLMNKAIQDSILAQERVEQIGDDLRKRFSQIMTEMPELEKILSSIKIEMTKEGLRIELIESTESLFFEIGSSKLSKAAIDILKVLGREIGKLPNYVDLEGHTDSRGYGSRTDYSNWELSTDRANASRRMLEREGLWDGQIVEVKGFADKRLRNPDNPFDMTNRRISILIKHMNVDQFLPEL, encoded by the coding sequence ATGTCTGAACAAAAGAGTCAAAAAGAACAACCTATTATTATAAAAAAGGTTAAAAAAGGCGGCGGACACGGTCACCATGGTGGTGCGTGGAAAGTTGCTTATGCTGACTTTGTTACTGCAATGATGGCGTTTTTTATTGTAATGTGGATATTAGCATCGTCGGAAGAAGTGAAAGTTCAAGTTGCCGAGTATTTCGAACATCCCGAAAGATTTGAACTTTTTTCCGGTAAAAAGAAATCGGGACCCGTACCGATTGAACTTGACTTAGAAAGCTCCAAACGTAAAGCTGAAGCATCCGATTCCAAGGGTGAAGGCGAGTCAATTTTGAAATTTGACAAGGAGACCACTGATACTTTATATCAAAGACTAATGAATAAAGCTATCCAAGACAGTATTTTAGCTCAAGAAAGGGTCGAGCAAATTGGGGATGATTTACGTAAAAGATTTTCACAAATAATGACGGAAATGCCCGAATTGGAGAAAATACTTTCTTCAATAAAAATTGAAATGACAAAAGAAGGACTAAGAATTGAATTAATTGAATCTACCGAGTCGCTATTTTTTGAAATTGGCAGTAGCAAACTAAGCAAAGCGGCTATAGATATATTGAAAGTTTTAGGTCGTGAAATCGGGAAATTACCGAATTATGTTGACCTCGAAGGACATACTGATAGCCGTGGCTATGGTTCGCGAACTGATTACAGCAATTGGGAATTATCAACAGACAGAGCTAATGCTTCGAGGCGAATGCTCGAACGAGAAGGATTGTGGGACGGGCAAATTGTCGAAGTGAAAGGATTTGCAGATAAGCGGCTTCGAAATCCCGATAATCCATTTGATATGACAAACAGACGTATCAGCATACTTATAAAACACATGAATGTTGACCAATTTTTACCGGAGTTATAA
- the motA gene encoding flagellar motor stator protein MotA, whose protein sequence is MYVIVGLLVVFVCVFGGFFWAAEFNMDAVAFFLHPYEYIIIGGASIGSMLIANSKEMNGRIIKGAMGIFKGATVTKKSYTELLRMLYELFQFAKREGLIALEQHIEAPESSSIISKYPSFLANHHAVDFLCDTLKVVLSGGVPAHELEELMDIDLENIHQDEHHPPAALNIVSDALPGLGIVAAVLGIIVTMLSITAGAETVGKKVGGALVGTFMGVLLAYGFVGPIARNMEKRVEQEAKYLECIKAALLAFAKSMPPTVAIEYGRRAIDPHNRPSFKETEEAIKG, encoded by the coding sequence ATGTATGTAATTGTTGGACTTCTTGTGGTTTTTGTTTGTGTATTTGGGGGATTCTTTTGGGCTGCAGAATTCAATATGGATGCAGTTGCCTTTTTCCTTCATCCTTATGAATACATTATTATTGGTGGCGCTTCAATCGGTTCGATGTTAATCGCTAATTCTAAAGAAATGAATGGTCGCATTATCAAGGGCGCAATGGGCATATTTAAAGGTGCCACAGTTACCAAAAAATCATACACTGAATTGTTAAGGATGCTCTACGAATTGTTTCAATTTGCAAAACGCGAAGGTTTGATAGCGTTAGAACAACATATTGAAGCACCCGAATCAAGTTCAATAATTTCCAAATACCCCTCATTTCTGGCAAACCATCATGCCGTTGATTTTCTTTGCGATACGCTGAAAGTGGTACTCTCAGGTGGCGTTCCGGCACACGAGTTGGAAGAATTGATGGACATAGACCTGGAGAACATTCATCAAGACGAACATCACCCTCCAGCAGCGCTTAATATAGTTTCCGATGCTTTGCCCGGATTAGGTATTGTTGCTGCAGTTTTGGGTATTATCGTTACGATGCTTTCGATAACTGCCGGTGCCGAAACAGTCGGCAAAAAAGTCGGTGGTGCATTGGTTGGCACGTTTATGGGCGTTTTGCTTGCGTATGGATTTGTAGGTCCAATCGCACGGAATATGGAAAAGAGAGTAGAACAAGAAGCGAAATATTTGGAATGTATCAAAGCAGCACTATTGGCTTTTGCCAAGAGCATGCCTCCTACAGTTGCAATCGAGTACGGCAGAAGAGCTATTGACCCACACAATAGACCAAGTTTTAAAGAAACCGAAGAAGCGATAAAAGGTTAA
- a CDS encoding tetratricopeptide repeat protein, translating into MKYTKRLTFLKIFSISVLVLLGACSSSPKTTKYDISNILAKGFIMKVDTTKLQKAAISHVVRGSTLQNQGEFALSAIEFQEALRYDQSPGIYLALANSYRNLYKFELAHEAISNAIKLDPEFEPAYLLLVEILIPLRRYDEAIQTLEYSYEKFGKDELLIYIASVYEYTDKHKALEYYSKVPDDKLDLFTLYRISEISKSLKDTVNQKKTLMKMIAKAPDNFNPYSVLLDFYLENKNVESALDLVFSSEKKWNFEDVKSMYSRVGAYFLMNSFETDTTQAKRYVERIDNRFQFEEFMQFVGGAVNQQIGDTVKADKFLDFLLKNGENESFNAVEIAQIYVFSGRWDKVIEFLKDFDGGEDDMRYHYFLGIAYMQTDDYQSAENLMLQALKLDRDNADILSNLGYIYHELDDYDKSNQYYKKAMMIIPDNALLNNNYAYTLSEQNIDLHNALKMSELSLKEDPDNASYLDTYGWIMFKMGKYDIALEYLLKSYEKAESASAEICLHLVEVYLKLNDIENAKKYLQIGLELFPKDKKLLDLSEKIK; encoded by the coding sequence ATGAAATATACAAAAAGACTGACATTCCTAAAAATCTTCTCAATTTCTGTACTTGTATTATTAGGTGCTTGTTCAAGCTCACCCAAAACCACGAAATACGACATTTCGAATATTTTAGCCAAAGGTTTCATTATGAAGGTTGACACTACTAAATTGCAAAAAGCAGCGATTAGTCACGTAGTCCGTGGGTCAACTCTCCAAAATCAAGGCGAATTTGCTCTCTCGGCAATCGAATTTCAAGAGGCATTGCGATACGACCAAAGCCCGGGAATTTATCTTGCATTAGCCAATTCATACAGGAATTTGTACAAATTTGAATTAGCTCATGAAGCTATCAGCAATGCTATCAAATTAGACCCGGAATTTGAACCCGCTTACTTGCTATTAGTTGAAATTCTTATTCCACTGCGAAGATACGATGAAGCCATTCAAACACTTGAATATAGTTACGAAAAATTCGGCAAAGATGAACTTTTGATTTATATCGCAAGTGTTTATGAATATACAGACAAACACAAAGCACTAGAGTACTATTCCAAAGTCCCTGACGATAAATTAGACTTGTTTACATTGTACCGAATATCGGAAATTTCGAAGTCATTGAAAGACACTGTAAACCAAAAGAAAACCCTAATGAAAATGATTGCAAAAGCACCGGATAATTTCAATCCGTATAGTGTACTGCTTGATTTTTATTTGGAAAACAAAAACGTTGAAAGTGCATTAGACTTGGTTTTTTCGTCTGAAAAAAAGTGGAACTTTGAGGATGTGAAATCAATGTATTCGCGAGTTGGTGCATATTTTTTGATGAATTCGTTCGAAACTGACACAACGCAAGCCAAAAGATATGTAGAGCGGATTGATAACAGATTCCAATTTGAAGAATTCATGCAATTTGTCGGCGGAGCTGTTAATCAGCAAATAGGCGATACTGTCAAAGCTGATAAGTTCTTGGATTTCTTGCTCAAAAACGGTGAAAATGAATCATTCAATGCCGTTGAAATTGCTCAAATTTATGTGTTTTCCGGCAGATGGGACAAAGTCATCGAATTTTTGAAGGATTTTGATGGTGGCGAAGATGATATGCGTTATCATTATTTTCTCGGAATTGCATATATGCAAACTGATGATTATCAAAGTGCTGAAAACTTAATGTTACAAGCATTAAAGTTAGATAGAGATAATGCCGATATATTGTCTAATCTTGGTTATATTTATCATGAGTTGGACGATTACGATAAATCGAATCAATATTACAAAAAGGCAATGATGATTATACCTGATAATGCTTTGTTGAATAATAATTATGCTTATACACTTTCGGAGCAGAACATTGATTTGCACAATGCTCTGAAAATGTCAGAATTGTCTTTGAAGGAAGACCCCGATAACGCGTCTTATCTCGACACGTACGGTTGGATAATGTTCAAAATGGGGAAATATGATATAGCTCTTGAGTATTTGTTAAAGTCTTACGAAAAAGCTGAATCTGCGTCGGCTGAGATTTGTTTGCATCTTGTGGAGGTATATTTGAAGTTGAATGATATAGAAAATGCAAAAAAATATCTTCAGATTGGTTTAGAATTGTTTCCGAAAGACAAAAAATTGTTAGATTTGTCAGAGAAAATTAAGTAA